In the genome of candidate division WOR-3 bacterium, one region contains:
- a CDS encoding acetyl ornithine aminotransferase family protein → MTKPKIITKLPGIKAQKILKKDKKYISPSYTRSYPAVIEQGEGCWVWDVDGNKFLDFNAGIAVCATGHCHPEVVEAIRKQVGKLIHISGTDYYYPQQVELAEKLAEITPGGKNKKVFFCNSGAEAVEGAFKLARFHTKRPYALSFFGSFHGRTMGALSLTASKVVHKRGFGPLIPGVFHIPFGYCFRCFFKLEYPGCDFYCVKYIEEEVFKKIVPPEEVCALFAEPIQGEGGYIIPPDGYFQRIRELCDKYGILFVVDEVQSGFGRTGKMFAIEHYGVMADIYCLAKGIASGMPIGAFVSRSGIMNWPPGAHASTFGGNPVSCVAAMATIRLLENGLIENAEKIGKYLLKELEKIQSKFEAIGDVRGKGLMIGIELIEDSISKKPIPERRDAVVYKCFEKGLILQGCGPTTIRFSPPLIVTKEEADTALEIFEEALKEVFKS, encoded by the coding sequence ATGACGAAACCAAAAATTATAACGAAGTTGCCTGGTATTAAGGCACAGAAGATATTAAAAAAGGATAAGAAATATATCTCCCCTTCCTATACCCGCTCCTATCCGGCGGTGATTGAGCAGGGAGAAGGTTGCTGGGTATGGGATGTGGATGGTAATAAGTTTTTAGATTTTAACGCCGGAATCGCAGTCTGTGCTACGGGCCATTGCCATCCTGAGGTGGTAGAAGCAATTAGAAAACAAGTTGGTAAACTTATCCATATCTCCGGGACCGACTATTATTATCCCCAACAGGTTGAATTAGCCGAAAAGTTAGCAGAAATTACCCCCGGGGGAAAGAATAAGAAGGTATTTTTCTGTAATTCTGGGGCGGAGGCAGTAGAAGGTGCCTTTAAGTTAGCCCGTTTTCATACCAAAAGGCCTTATGCCCTTTCCTTTTTTGGTTCTTTTCACGGTCGGACGATGGGTGCTCTCTCTTTAACCGCCAGTAAGGTTGTCCATAAGAGAGGTTTCGGTCCTTTAATTCCCGGGGTCTTTCATATTCCCTTCGGCTATTGTTTCCGTTGCTTTTTTAAGTTGGAATATCCGGGATGTGATTTCTATTGCGTAAAATATATTGAAGAAGAAGTATTTAAGAAGATTGTACCACCGGAGGAAGTCTGTGCATTATTTGCGGAACCGATTCAGGGTGAGGGTGGTTACATCATTCCGCCGGATGGCTATTTCCAGAGAATTCGGGAACTCTGCGATAAGTATGGGATTCTTTTTGTGGTTGATGAGGTGCAATCTGGTTTTGGTAGAACCGGTAAGATGTTTGCCATTGAACATTATGGAGTGATGGCGGACATTTACTGTTTAGCGAAAGGGATTGCCTCGGGAATGCCGATTGGGGCGTTTGTCTCCCGCTCCGGAATTATGAACTGGCCACCGGGTGCTCATGCTTCAACCTTTGGCGGCAATCCGGTCTCTTGTGTTGCGGCGATGGCGACGATTCGCCTTTTAGAGAATGGTCTAATTGAGAATGCGGAAAAGATTGGGAAATATCTCTTAAAGGAATTGGAGAAGATTCAGAGTAAGTTTGAGGCGATCGGCGATGTCCGGGGAAAGGGTCTAATGATTGGCATTGAATTGATTGAGGATTCTATTTCCAAAAAACCGATTCCGGAGAGGCGGGATGCGGTTGTTTATAAATGCTTTGAGAAGGGATTAATTCTGCAGGGTTGTGGTCCGACGACGATAAGATTTTCGCCACCTTTGATTGTGACGAAGGAAGAGGCGGATACCGCCTTGGAGATATTTGAAGAGGCATTAAAAGAGGTCTTTAAGTCTTAA
- the ftsH gene encoding ATP-dependent zinc metalloprotease FtsH, with product MEREPNKRNIASSLFIWLLILTAIWLLWNFFNTRRKERVLIDYTHFIKEVEKGNVLSVVIMEKEILGQLKKEAELEGVTPIKKFTEFKTYLPFPDPSLVQKLIDKKVLVSSKPSSPWSNLIVGAIPWILFLGLWLFFIRRLTAGQDRAFTFGRSRAKILTENKPKVTFDDVAGVDEAKEELKEVIEFLKAPQKFQRLGGRIPKGVLLVGPTGTGKTLLARAVAGEAGVPFISISGSNFVEMFVGVGAARVRDLFEQGRRNAPCIIFIDEIDAVGRQRGAGLGGGHDEREQTLNQLLVEMDGFDTSEGVIIMAATNRPDILDPALLRPGRFDRQIVVDRPDVKGREEILKVHTRKIPLAKEVDLKVLARGTPGFSGADLANMVNEAALLAARRNHDVVMMEDLEDAKDKVLMGVERRSLLISEEEKRWIAYHEAGHVLVSKMIPGTDPIHKVTIIPRGRALGTTQQLPIDDRRIYSKTYCLNQLAVMLGGRAAEEAVFSDISTGARDDIDRATQLARMMVTEWGMSEKVGPLTLGKAEEEVFLGREMGLHRNISEETARLIDQEIIRFVEEAYEKAKKIVRENMEKLHKIAKALLEKEILEGQEIDALLIP from the coding sequence ATGGAAAGAGAACCCAATAAGAGGAATATAGCCTCTTCTCTCTTCATTTGGCTCCTAATCCTCACTGCTATCTGGCTTCTCTGGAATTTCTTCAATACAAGGCGAAAAGAAAGGGTCTTAATTGATTATACCCATTTCATCAAAGAAGTAGAGAAGGGAAATGTCCTGTCAGTGGTGATAATGGAAAAAGAGATTTTGGGGCAATTAAAGAAAGAGGCGGAATTGGAAGGGGTGACACCGATAAAGAAATTTACTGAATTTAAAACCTATTTGCCTTTTCCCGACCCAAGTTTAGTCCAGAAATTAATTGATAAAAAGGTCTTGGTCTCTTCTAAACCTTCTTCTCCCTGGTCAAATCTTATTGTGGGTGCTATCCCTTGGATTTTATTTTTAGGTTTGTGGTTGTTCTTTATTCGGAGGTTGACCGCGGGGCAGGACCGGGCATTTACCTTTGGTCGGAGTCGGGCAAAAATTCTTACCGAAAATAAACCGAAGGTCACATTTGATGATGTCGCCGGGGTTGATGAGGCAAAGGAGGAGTTGAAGGAGGTGATTGAGTTCTTAAAGGCGCCTCAGAAATTTCAGAGGTTGGGAGGAAGGATTCCGAAAGGGGTCCTTTTGGTCGGACCGACCGGAACCGGTAAGACCTTATTAGCAAGGGCAGTAGCAGGTGAGGCAGGAGTGCCATTCATCTCTATATCCGGTTCTAACTTTGTGGAGATGTTCGTTGGGGTGGGTGCCGCTCGGGTTCGGGATTTATTCGAACAAGGGAGAAGGAATGCCCCCTGCATCATATTCATTGATGAGATCGATGCGGTGGGTCGACAGCGAGGAGCAGGTTTGGGAGGTGGGCATGACGAAAGGGAGCAGACCTTAAATCAACTCTTAGTGGAGATGGACGGTTTTGATACCTCAGAAGGCGTAATAATTATGGCGGCGACCAATCGCCCGGATATTTTAGATCCTGCTCTTTTAAGACCCGGAAGATTTGACCGCCAGATTGTCGTTGACCGACCAGATGTGAAAGGTCGAGAGGAAATCTTAAAGGTCCATACCCGAAAGATTCCTTTGGCGAAAGAAGTTGACCTTAAAGTCTTAGCCCGGGGAACACCCGGTTTTTCCGGAGCGGACTTAGCGAATATGGTAAACGAAGCGGCACTTTTAGCCGCCCGCCGGAATCACGATGTGGTGATGATGGAAGATTTGGAAGACGCTAAGGATAAAGTATTAATGGGAGTGGAACGAAGGAGTCTTTTAATCTCCGAAGAGGAGAAGAGATGGATTGCCTACCATGAGGCAGGTCATGTTTTAGTTTCTAAGATGATCCCCGGAACCGACCCGATTCATAAAGTGACAATCATACCCCGAGGGAGGGCATTGGGGACAACCCAGCAATTACCAATTGATGACCGAAGGATCTATTCCAAGACTTATTGCCTTAATCAATTGGCGGTGATGCTGGGAGGAAGGGCGGCAGAGGAGGCGGTATTTTCTGATATCTCAACCGGTGCCCGGGATGATATTGATCGGGCGACCCAATTGGCGAGAATGATGGTGACGGAATGGGGGATGTCAGAAAAGGTTGGACCATTAACCTTAGGGAAGGCGGAAGAAGAAGTCTTTTTGGGTAGAGAGATGGGACTCCATCGGAATATCTCCGAGGAGACCGCCCGGTTGATTGATCAGGAGATAATAAGATTTGTGGAAGAAGCCTATGAGAAGGCGAAGAAGATTGTGCGGGAGAATATGGAAAAGTTACACAAAATTGCCAAAGCACTTTTAGAAAAGGAGATACTGGAAGGACAAGAGATTGATGCCCTTCTTATCCCGTGA
- the dapB gene encoding 4-hydroxy-tetrahydrodipicolinate reductase, translated as MRIIIIGAGGRMGSAIAQGIQETKDMEVIYGVEKEGHFAVGSPFGKNFIVDKLEKVIREGDVVVDFSEREAVLSNREILIQGGKPYLCGVTGFREEELKDLKEMGRYIPFLYSPNFSFGANLLIRSVGEIARFLPEDYEIKIIETHHKMKKDAPSGTAKRLVTEVEEKKGEKVEVFSLRAGEIVGEHRVIFFGPGEVLEITHSALSRKAFVRGVIEGIRFIINQARGFYTFDDIIKKV; from the coding sequence ATGAGGATAATAATTATCGGTGCCGGGGGGAGAATGGGAAGCGCTATCGCCCAAGGGATTCAAGAGACGAAGGATATGGAAGTAATTTATGGGGTGGAAAAGGAAGGCCATTTCGCAGTTGGTTCTCCTTTTGGTAAGAATTTTATCGTTGATAAATTAGAAAAGGTAATAAGGGAAGGGGATGTGGTGGTTGATTTTTCCGAGCGGGAGGCGGTTTTAAGTAATAGGGAGATATTAATTCAAGGTGGTAAGCCTTACCTCTGTGGGGTGACGGGTTTCCGAGAAGAGGAATTGAAGGATTTGAAGGAGATGGGGAGGTATATCCCTTTTCTCTATTCTCCAAATTTCTCCTTTGGTGCCAATCTGCTCATCAGGTCGGTCGGGGAAATTGCCCGTTTTTTACCAGAAGATTACGAAATAAAAATTATTGAGACCCACCATAAGATGAAAAAGGATGCTCCGAGTGGGACGGCAAAGAGACTGGTCACAGAAGTTGAAGAGAAGAAAGGGGAGAAGGTGGAGGTCTTTTCTCTGCGGGCGGGGGAAATCGTTGGTGAACATAGGGTTATCTTTTTTGGTCCCGGGGAGGTCTTAGAGATTACCCATTCTGCCTTATCCCGGAAAGCATTTGTCCGAGGGGTAATAGAAGGAATAAGATTTATTATTAATCAGGCAAGGGGATTTTATACCTTTGATGATATTATAAAAAAGGTATGA
- a CDS encoding deoxynucleoside kinase — translation MERELNYIAIEGGIALGKKELAQKLAKRIDARALTFDEENPFLPLFYQDQSYAFQTQIYFLLARYKHQLLLKQPELFYPKVVTNYIFEKDWIYAHLNLKGQELSLYEKIYEILKKDVLKPDLVIYLQAQPETVLERIKRKGRPYERDLPIEYINSLLNQYDAFFMHWEESPLLIVRLEKVDLLNRQEDFDSLFHQILETKRGRKFFSKV, via the coding sequence ATGGAAAGGGAATTAAACTATATTGCGATTGAAGGCGGTATCGCTTTGGGTAAGAAAGAATTGGCGCAAAAACTGGCAAAACGGATAGATGCGCGAGCGCTTACCTTTGACGAGGAAAATCCTTTCCTTCCTTTATTTTACCAGGACCAAAGTTATGCCTTCCAAACTCAAATCTATTTTCTTTTGGCGCGCTACAAACACCAACTCCTTCTTAAGCAACCAGAACTTTTTTACCCGAAGGTAGTTACCAATTACATCTTTGAAAAAGATTGGATTTATGCCCATCTTAATTTGAAAGGGCAGGAACTTTCCCTCTACGAAAAGATTTACGAAATTCTGAAAAAGGATGTGCTGAAGCCTGATTTGGTCATCTATCTCCAAGCGCAACCGGAAACGGTTCTGGAGCGCATCAAAAGAAAGGGGAGACCTTATGAGAGAGATTTACCAATCGAATATATCAATTCCTTACTGAATCAGTATGATGCCTTCTTTATGCACTGGGAGGAGTCTCCTTTGCTTATTGTTCGTCTGGAAAAAGTTGACCTCTTAAATCGGCAAGAAGATTTTGATAGCCTCTTTCACCAGATATTAGAGACAAAAAGGGGGAGGAAATTTTTTTCTAAGGTATGA
- the dapA gene encoding 4-hydroxy-tetrahydrodipicolinate synthase has translation MKSSILKGSFTALVTPFQNGEVDLAGLRRNIEFQLANDTAGLVPCGTTGESPTLSLEEWEMVIRTTVESVQGRIPVIAGTGTNDTKKTIKLTERAKELGCDGCLVVCPYYNKPTQEGLYRHFAEIAQSVDIPIIIYNIPSRTGVNILPKTIEKLVKEFNNIIGIKEASGNLDQVSEILVRCGERISILSGDDALTLPILSVGGQGVISVISNILPKAMADLVKSYLKGDIKGARELHQKLFPLMKVLFIETNPIPIKTAMNLLKMPSGDLRPPLYPPNEETLNQIKRELENYGLLR, from the coding sequence ATTAAAAGTTCTATCCTCAAAGGTTCATTTACTGCCTTGGTTACTCCGTTCCAAAACGGAGAAGTTGATTTGGCAGGACTCAGGAGAAATATAGAATTTCAACTGGCTAATGATACCGCCGGTTTAGTTCCCTGTGGTACAACCGGTGAGTCGCCAACCCTTTCTCTTGAAGAATGGGAAATGGTGATAAGGACCACAGTGGAGAGTGTCCAAGGTAGAATTCCGGTTATTGCCGGAACCGGAACCAACGATACGAAGAAGACGATTAAATTGACCGAGAGGGCGAAGGAATTGGGTTGTGATGGTTGTTTAGTTGTTTGCCCTTATTATAATAAGCCAACTCAGGAAGGGCTTTATCGCCATTTTGCCGAAATTGCCCAGAGTGTTGATATACCAATTATTATCTACAATATCCCAAGCCGGACCGGGGTAAATATCTTACCGAAAACGATTGAGAAGTTGGTAAAGGAATTTAATAATATCATTGGGATTAAAGAGGCATCAGGCAATTTGGACCAGGTTTCAGAAATTTTGGTGCGCTGTGGCGAAAGGATTAGCATCCTCTCCGGTGACGATGCCTTAACCTTACCCATCCTTTCGGTCGGAGGTCAGGGGGTAATTTCGGTAATATCAAATATCCTTCCGAAGGCGATGGCGGATTTAGTCAAGAGTTATCTAAAGGGGGATATAAAAGGAGCCCGGGAATTACACCAGAAGTTATTTCCCTTGATGAAAGTATTATTCATTGAGACCAACCCAATACCGATTAAAACTGCTATGAACCTCTTAAAGATGCCTAGCGGCGATTTGCGTCCTCCCCTTTATCCACCGAACGAAGAGACACTTAATCAGATAAAAAGGGAATTAGAAAATTACGGACTTCTAAGATGA
- the tilS gene encoding tRNA lysidine(34) synthetase TilS, translating into MRKGLLIDRVKETLQRLIGEFLSKKKKTSILVGFSGGKDSTFLLYALCQLKDWLNLELFAFHLNHLLRGEEAKRDERFCQEFCRKLKVPLVIKRYDVKGYAKRRKISLEEAGRVIRYRFLEEIRKKKGLDFIVLGHNATDNCETMLLGLIKGQGLSGIAGIPPTRGKIIRPLIDIKREEIEEFLKKNNIPYVFDTTNLSLSHPRNYIRHIILPFLKEVNPNLEETMRQTAQILQEEDAFQKVVAKEKIAEGGIKKVREGYFIDNKIFLPYNLAIKRRVLKELFKKMPYEDVERVIGLVEKPSGKEVILKGGLWAVKESDGVFIGKIPKRSTFYKVLKFGVNRIEGMGLDLEIKRREKGGEIKDLLAAPMVEYFDEDEILPPLYIRFWQPGDFLAYEEGKKKLQDLFVDYKIPKRIKNEIPILFDQKGVLWVLGLRRANRAKITEKTGMILEVKIKRWKENPIRGI; encoded by the coding sequence ATGAGGAAAGGACTTTTAATAGATAGAGTAAAGGAAACACTCCAAAGACTCATTGGGGAGTTTCTTTCTAAAAAGAAGAAGACAAGCATTTTGGTCGGGTTTTCTGGTGGAAAGGATTCAACTTTTCTCCTCTATGCCCTTTGCCAGTTGAAGGATTGGCTAAACTTAGAACTTTTTGCCTTTCACTTAAATCATTTGTTAAGGGGCGAAGAGGCAAAAAGGGATGAAAGATTCTGTCAAGAATTTTGCCGAAAATTAAAGGTGCCCTTGGTTATAAAGAGATATGATGTGAAAGGTTATGCGAAGAGAAGGAAGATTTCCTTAGAGGAGGCGGGAAGAGTTATCCGGTATCGCTTCTTAGAGGAGATAAGAAAAAAGAAAGGGTTAGATTTTATCGTTTTGGGTCATAATGCCACGGATAATTGCGAAACGATGCTTCTCGGCTTAATAAAAGGGCAAGGGCTCTCGGGAATTGCTGGCATCCCGCCGACAAGGGGTAAGATTATTAGACCTTTAATTGATATTAAAAGGGAAGAGATAGAAGAATTCTTAAAGAAAAATAATATCCCCTATGTTTTTGATACAACAAATTTATCCCTCTCCCATCCTCGCAATTATATTCGGCATATCATTTTGCCATTTCTTAAAGAGGTCAATCCCAATTTGGAAGAGACGATGCGCCAGACCGCCCAAATTTTACAGGAAGAGGATGCTTTCCAGAAGGTGGTTGCGAAAGAAAAGATCGCGGAAGGGGGCATAAAGAAAGTGAGGGAAGGTTATTTTATTGACAATAAGATATTTTTGCCTTATAATTTGGCAATTAAGAGAAGAGTCTTGAAGGAGTTATTTAAAAAGATGCCCTACGAGGATGTGGAAAGGGTAATCGGTTTGGTGGAAAAGCCTTCAGGAAAGGAGGTGATTTTGAAAGGCGGTCTCTGGGCGGTAAAGGAGTCAGATGGGGTATTTATTGGGAAAATCCCCAAAAGGAGTACCTTTTATAAGGTATTAAAGTTTGGGGTAAATCGGATTGAAGGTATGGGTTTAGATTTGGAGATCAAAAGGAGAGAGAAGGGGGGGGAGATAAAGGATTTGCTAGCTGCCCCTATGGTAGAATACTTTGACGAGGATGAGATCTTACCTCCTCTCTATATCCGCTTCTGGCAACCAGGAGATTTCTTGGCCTACGAAGAGGGAAAGAAGAAATTGCAGGATTTATTCGTTGACTACAAAATACCGAAGCGAATAAAGAATGAGATACCAATTCTTTTTGACCAAAAGGGAGTTTTATGGGTTTTAGGTTTGAGAAGGGCAAATCGGGCAAAGATTACGGAAAAGACAGGAATGATATTGGAGGTTAAGATAAAAAGATGGAAAGAGAACCCAATAAGAGGAATATAG
- the folK gene encoding 2-amino-4-hydroxy-6-hydroxymethyldihydropteridine diphosphokinase translates to MNRVFFALGSNLGNRKRNLEKGLQLLERMGIKIRKKSRIYETEPDGFPYQPKFLNLVVEGETEKSPEECLLIINEIEKRLKRVRIFKNAPRPLDIDLLFYNQEIIEKPNLKVPHPKLQEREFVLRPLAEIAPQLYHPKLNKRIEELLKEKGNGKGIKLYCD, encoded by the coding sequence ATGAACCGAGTCTTTTTTGCCTTAGGCTCTAATTTGGGTAATCGGAAAAGGAATTTGGAAAAAGGGTTACAATTATTAGAGAGGATGGGGATAAAAATCCGAAAGAAGTCAAGGATTTATGAGACGGAACCGGACGGTTTCCCTTATCAGCCGAAGTTTCTCAATCTGGTGGTAGAAGGAGAGACGGAAAAAAGTCCGGAGGAATGCCTTCTGATAATAAATGAGATTGAGAAAAGATTAAAAAGGGTGAGGATTTTTAAGAATGCACCCCGGCCCTTAGATATTGATTTATTATTCTATAATCAAGAGATAATTGAAAAGCCGAATCTTAAAGTTCCCCATCCAAAACTTCAAGAACGGGAATTCGTTTTGCGACCCTTAGCGGAGATTGCTCCCCAACTTTACCATCCCAAATTAAATAAGAGAATAGAAGAGTTACTAAAAGAGAAAGGTAATGGAAAGGGAATTAAACTATATTGCGATTGA
- a CDS encoding site-specific DNA-methyltransferase, which produces MKLNEYLNKIIQGDALTVLKNLPEEIVDLGVTSPPYNKGENKKGWLVTSVKYSGVSDRLPEKVYQSQQIDVLNEIYRITKPGGSFFYNHKIRWERGELLHPMDWLRKTKWIIRQEIIWDRMIAANIRGWRFWQVEERIYWLYKPKGKKLIGEELKPKHALLTSIWRFPPEKKNPHPAPFPLALPVRVIYSIMDERKGVVIDPYCGSGTTLVAAKILGHDFIGIEISEEYVKSAEKRLLNYKNERCEAEEEIAKHIVIKTFKERKEKGEFTGKYGKRANQGMNALLLFREKGEER; this is translated from the coding sequence ATGAAATTGAATGAGTATTTAAATAAGATAATTCAAGGGGATGCCTTAACCGTATTGAAAAATTTACCGGAGGAGATTGTTGATTTGGGTGTGACATCACCTCCGTATAATAAGGGTGAAAATAAAAAAGGATGGCTGGTGACAAGTGTCAAATATTCGGGTGTTTCGGACCGATTGCCCGAAAAAGTTTACCAAAGTCAACAAATAGATGTCTTGAATGAAATTTATCGGATTACAAAACCTGGTGGTTCTTTTTTTTATAATCATAAAATCCGTTGGGAAAGGGGTGAGTTGCTTCACCCGATGGATTGGTTGAGGAAGACCAAATGGATAATTAGGCAGGAGATAATATGGGATCGGATGATTGCCGCAAATATTCGCGGTTGGCGATTCTGGCAAGTAGAGGAAAGGATATATTGGCTTTATAAACCAAAGGGGAAAAAACTGATCGGTGAGGAATTAAAGCCGAAACATGCCCTTTTAACTTCAATTTGGCGGTTTCCACCAGAGAAGAAAAATCCCCATCCCGCACCTTTTCCTTTGGCTCTCCCAGTGCGGGTAATTTATTCTATTATGGATGAAAGAAAGGGGGTGGTAATTGACCCTTACTGTGGAAGTGGGACAACGCTGGTGGCGGCAAAGATTTTGGGGCACGATTTTATTGGAATTGAAATATCTGAGGAATATGTTAAATCTGCTGAGAAGCGGCTTTTAAATTATAAAAACGAAAGGTGTGAGGCAGAAGAGGAGATTGCTAAACACATTGTTATCAAAACATTTAAGGAGAGAAAAGAGAAGGGAGAATTTACTGGGAAATACGGGAAGAGGGCAAATCAAGGAATGAATGCGCTCCTTTTATTTCGGGAGAAGGGTGAGGAAAGATGA